A region from the Amycolatopsis camponoti genome encodes:
- a CDS encoding GtrA family protein codes for MTVVETVLKRTPEPLRSVLIKHRELLKFGIVGGTTFLVDNGVWYFLKLSVLESKPTTAKAIAIIVATIVSYILNREWSFRTRGGRERHHEAALFFVISGIAVVVNLIPLYVSRYVLDLEVPHVTRLVQEVADFASGSIIGMLLAMFFRFWGFKKWVFPDELGERRRDTGDVTRLH; via the coding sequence GTGACCGTTGTGGAAACCGTGCTCAAGCGCACGCCGGAGCCGCTGCGTTCGGTGCTCATCAAGCACCGGGAGCTGCTGAAGTTCGGGATCGTGGGCGGCACGACGTTCCTGGTCGACAACGGCGTCTGGTACTTCCTGAAGCTGTCGGTGCTGGAGTCGAAGCCGACGACGGCGAAGGCGATCGCGATCATCGTCGCGACGATCGTGTCGTACATCCTGAACCGCGAGTGGTCGTTCCGCACCCGCGGCGGCCGGGAGCGCCACCACGAGGCCGCGCTTTTCTTCGTGATCAGCGGCATCGCGGTCGTGGTGAACCTGATCCCGCTGTACGTCTCGCGGTACGTGCTGGACCTGGAGGTCCCCCACGTGACGCGGCTGGTGCAGGAGGTCGCGGACTTCGCGAGCGGCTCGATCATCGGCATGCTGCTGGCGATGTTCTTCCGCTTCTGGGGCTTCAAGAAGTGGGTCTTCCCGGACGAGCTGGGCGAGCGCCGCCGGGACACCGGCGACGTGACCCGCCTGCACTGA
- a CDS encoding GtrA family protein has translation MRELLKKHRELLRFAVVGGISFVITMSVNYGLKFTVLRTHPVTALIVGVLVATIFSYVANREWSFRTRGGRERAHEAALFFLISGVALGLNALPQWFSRYVLDLQAPRLSPFGVEVADFVSGIIIGTLLGTAFRWWAFKKWVFPDEDARGVVAVADDPDIQDRKAA, from the coding sequence GTGCGCGAGCTGCTGAAGAAGCATCGCGAGCTCCTCCGCTTCGCCGTCGTCGGCGGGATCAGCTTCGTGATCACCATGTCCGTCAACTACGGCCTGAAGTTCACCGTGCTGCGGACCCATCCGGTGACGGCGTTGATCGTCGGCGTCCTCGTCGCGACGATCTTCTCCTACGTCGCCAACCGCGAGTGGTCGTTCCGCACCCGCGGCGGCCGGGAGCGGGCCCACGAGGCCGCGCTGTTCTTCCTGATCAGCGGCGTCGCGCTGGGCCTGAACGCGCTGCCGCAGTGGTTCTCGCGGTACGTGCTCGACCTGCAGGCGCCACGGCTGTCGCCGTTCGGCGTCGAGGTGGCCGACTTCGTCAGCGGGATCATCATCGGGACCCTGCTCGGCACGGCGTTCCGGTGGTGGGCGTTCAAGAAGTGGGTCTTCCCGGACGAGGACGCGCGCGGCGTCGTCGCGGTCGCGGATGATCCGGACATTCAGGACCGGAAGGCCGCCTGA
- a CDS encoding sigma-70 family RNA polymerase sigma factor, whose protein sequence is MSTVPADLSGKSDAELIAEVRAGKIESYGPLYERHTGAAHNLARQLARSSSEADDLVSEAFAKVLDTLRGGKGPDTAFRAYLLTALRHTAYDRTRKERRVDLNEDMADVSAEALTVPFSDTAVAGLERTMAAKAFARLPERWQAVLWHTEIEQQSPAEVAPLLGLTANGVSALAYRAREGLRQAYLQVHLQENAEERCRACAERLGSWTRDGLSKRERSQVENHLDECENCRALAAELADVNGGLRAIIAPIVLGGAALGYLATIGAAKASAATAAAAGAAAAGAAAAGGKAGAAAGAAAAGPRQFAGVAASGAAVVAAVVIALTAGGGAQEIPVAAQVPPPVVQPVNPPAPKPQPPAPPAPAQPPAPPAPPAPPAAPPVEPAPPAVEPPAPAPPAPPAPAPPSMSATTPPDGLELSPGTAMNLPITVRNDGGSPSEPVVAAMKLPPGVHAVDAGGGGAPMAFAQDGGPISVNCPGGDGVVTCKTGAGLQPGQSATLNFRLRADDDAEGGTVTGSVTAGVRINVAVSVKVTVKLPPDAVVLEAQGDGLSAFPWTRNPLVYVRVRNTGESTKPVTVTFDHPLWQWWSLRGFPCAPSGEGATCTTNTALAPGQHVNLWVRLKGRPDDGRVTITAKLGKAAAQPVTVDFGCYHHWCGKDPLPTTTTPTTKPSKPAPTSPSKPTSTPPATTTKTEPTTEPPTSPTTTSAPPQPGTKPADQRPTVTPEKGFGWLTG, encoded by the coding sequence GTGTCCACCGTTCCCGCCGATCTCAGCGGAAAGAGTGACGCCGAGCTGATCGCCGAGGTCCGCGCGGGAAAGATCGAGTCGTACGGGCCGCTCTACGAACGTCACACCGGTGCGGCCCACAATCTCGCTCGTCAGCTGGCCCGTTCGAGCTCCGAAGCCGACGACCTCGTGTCCGAGGCGTTCGCGAAAGTGCTCGACACTCTGCGTGGCGGGAAAGGGCCGGACACAGCCTTCCGGGCGTACTTGCTGACTGCGCTGCGTCACACCGCGTACGACCGCACCCGCAAGGAACGCCGGGTCGACCTCAACGAGGACATGGCCGACGTCTCGGCCGAGGCACTGACCGTGCCGTTCTCCGACACCGCCGTCGCGGGACTCGAGCGGACGATGGCCGCCAAGGCGTTCGCGCGGCTGCCCGAACGCTGGCAGGCGGTGCTCTGGCACACCGAGATCGAGCAGCAGAGCCCGGCCGAGGTCGCGCCGCTGCTGGGGCTGACCGCGAACGGCGTCTCCGCGCTCGCCTACCGCGCTCGCGAAGGGCTGCGCCAGGCGTACCTGCAGGTCCACCTGCAGGAGAACGCCGAGGAACGCTGCCGCGCCTGCGCCGAGCGGCTCGGCTCGTGGACCCGCGACGGACTGTCCAAGCGCGAACGCTCCCAGGTCGAAAACCACCTCGACGAGTGCGAGAACTGCCGGGCGCTGGCCGCGGAGCTCGCCGACGTCAACGGCGGGCTGCGCGCGATCATCGCCCCGATCGTCCTGGGCGGCGCGGCGCTCGGCTACCTCGCCACGATCGGCGCGGCCAAGGCGAGCGCGGCCACCGCGGCCGCGGCCGGTGCGGCGGCCGCCGGTGCCGCCGCAGCCGGGGGCAAGGCCGGCGCGGCCGCCGGAGCCGCTGCGGCGGGACCCCGTCAGTTCGCCGGGGTCGCCGCCTCGGGCGCGGCGGTCGTCGCGGCCGTCGTCATCGCGCTCACCGCCGGCGGCGGGGCGCAGGAGATCCCGGTCGCGGCCCAGGTGCCGCCGCCGGTGGTCCAGCCGGTCAACCCGCCGGCCCCCAAACCGCAGCCCCCGGCCCCGCCGGCGCCGGCGCAGCCGCCCGCACCTCCCGCTCCGCCCGCTCCTCCGGCGGCCCCGCCCGTCGAGCCCGCCCCTCCGGCGGTCGAGCCGCCCGCGCCGGCGCCCCCCGCACCGCCGGCCCCGGCGCCGCCGTCGATGTCCGCGACCACCCCGCCGGACGGCCTCGAACTGAGTCCCGGCACCGCGATGAACCTGCCGATCACCGTCCGCAACGACGGCGGCAGCCCGTCCGAGCCGGTGGTCGCCGCGATGAAGCTGCCCCCGGGCGTGCACGCGGTCGACGCCGGCGGAGGCGGCGCGCCGATGGCGTTCGCGCAGGACGGCGGCCCGATCTCGGTGAACTGCCCGGGTGGCGACGGCGTGGTGACGTGCAAGACCGGCGCGGGCCTGCAGCCCGGCCAGAGCGCGACGCTGAACTTCCGCCTCCGGGCCGACGACGACGCCGAAGGCGGCACGGTGACCGGCTCGGTCACCGCCGGCGTCCGGATCAACGTCGCGGTGAGCGTCAAGGTCACCGTGAAACTGCCGCCGGACGCGGTGGTGCTGGAAGCCCAGGGCGACGGGCTCTCGGCGTTCCCGTGGACCCGCAACCCGCTGGTCTACGTGCGCGTGCGCAACACCGGCGAGTCGACGAAGCCGGTCACGGTCACCTTCGACCACCCGCTGTGGCAGTGGTGGAGCCTGCGCGGCTTCCCGTGCGCGCCGTCCGGCGAGGGCGCGACCTGCACGACGAACACGGCGCTGGCGCCCGGTCAGCACGTCAACCTGTGGGTGCGGCTGAAGGGCCGTCCCGACGACGGGCGCGTGACGATCACCGCGAAGCTCGGCAAGGCGGCCGCGCAGCCGGTGACCGTGGACTTCGGCTGCTACCACCACTGGTGCGGCAAGGACCCGCTCCCGACGACGACAACGCCGACGACCAAGCCGTCCAAGCCGGCTCCGACGTCGCCCTCGAAGCCGACGTCCACGCCTCCGGCGACGACCACGAAGACCGAGCCGACGACCGAGCCCCCGACGTCGCCGACCACGACGAGCGCACCGCCGCAACCGGGGACGAAGCCGGCCGATCAGCGACCGACCGTCACCCCCGAGAAGGGATTCGGCTGGCTGACCGGGTAG
- a CDS encoding GGDEF domain-containing protein yields MDVPATRSGPGDAPLADRALRTLRARWRTASLAAGWRFPSDWALPEVDAVCAAVMAKGRVEAAETALAGLARARAAAGAGLAETLADLAALHAVLDHTGDGFVSPDIDATPARLLRTTALAWADVATDQLVHTEVTDPLTGLPSAAYLRTRLYEVYRAAAARERPAAEDHVLLVVSLDLTTVTGFPRLTGMILVADALRAVFDSGQSVASLGTSVVAALVPKDERVASHGVALRRALHERLSVDSQLADAGRPRVSAVRLPATHEMACDLLAHLARV; encoded by the coding sequence GTGGACGTTCCGGCTACGCGCTCCGGTCCCGGTGACGCCCCGCTCGCCGACCGCGCCCTGCGCACCCTGCGTGCCCGCTGGCGGACGGCCAGCCTGGCCGCCGGCTGGCGGTTCCCCAGCGACTGGGCCCTGCCCGAGGTCGACGCCGTCTGCGCGGCCGTGATGGCCAAGGGCCGCGTCGAAGCCGCCGAAACCGCGCTGGCCGGGCTGGCCCGCGCCCGGGCGGCGGCCGGTGCGGGGCTCGCGGAAACCCTCGCCGACCTGGCCGCGCTGCACGCGGTCCTCGACCACACCGGCGACGGGTTCGTCTCGCCGGACATCGACGCCACGCCGGCGCGGCTGCTGCGGACCACCGCGCTGGCCTGGGCCGACGTCGCCACCGACCAGCTCGTGCACACCGAGGTCACCGACCCGCTGACCGGCCTGCCCTCGGCCGCCTACCTGCGCACCCGGCTCTACGAGGTCTACCGGGCCGCCGCCGCGCGCGAGCGGCCGGCCGCCGAGGATCACGTGCTGCTGGTCGTCTCGCTCGACCTCACCACGGTCACCGGGTTCCCGCGGCTGACCGGGATGATCCTGGTCGCGGACGCGCTGCGGGCGGTGTTCGACAGCGGGCAGAGCGTCGCTTCGCTGGGGACGTCCGTCGTGGCCGCGCTGGTCCCGAAGGACGAGCGGGTCGCTTCGCACGGCGTCGCGCTGCGAAGAGCGTTGCACGAGCGGCTTTCCGTGGATTCGCAGCTGGCGGACGCCGGCCGGCCCCGGGTGTCGGCGGTGCGCCTGCCCGCCACCCACGAAATGGCCTGCGACCTGCTGGCCCACCTCGCCCGGGTGTAG
- a CDS encoding glycosyltransferase 87 family protein, producing the protein MTRTVSTDVDGAVAARSQHRLALRKSLARLSVRPRSMLILAVIPLVAIGYGIWGWQHDWVLGVDSAVYRAGALTLLHGDSLYDANTLAPEPWWALLPFTYPPTAALIFVPLAAFPTQISWGLITAISLAAMALSIRIAIGALPRPAADGPRWWASPARSTIVFFLVFLALEPVWRTIFLGQINLVLMAMIMLDMLVIGARGSRWGGVLVGVAAAIKLTPLVFLGHLFITGRRMDAIRGFATFVVLQGLMFLINSHDAAKYWTVTLPDTGRIGPVHWAGNQSLNALMNRATDLAPWASSAAMGIGFLLAIPALWLLVRFHRKGQALAALLVTAFWTLLISPISWTHHWVWVIPLIVLLVSRLPKTTPKTAWKRWVGTFLAAFVFVSCVLLILPNGRNVELHWTVWQNILGDAYILMPVVLAVALSLRWGLQRRARKKAATDEHVDVASGV; encoded by the coding sequence GTGACCCGGACCGTATCCACCGACGTCGACGGCGCAGTCGCGGCCAGATCGCAGCACCGCCTGGCCCTGCGGAAGTCACTCGCCCGCCTGTCCGTCCGCCCTCGGTCGATGCTGATCCTCGCGGTGATCCCGCTGGTCGCGATCGGATACGGCATCTGGGGCTGGCAGCACGACTGGGTGCTCGGCGTCGACAGCGCGGTCTACCGGGCCGGTGCGCTCACGCTGCTGCACGGCGACTCCCTCTACGACGCGAACACGCTGGCCCCCGAGCCGTGGTGGGCGCTGCTGCCGTTCACCTACCCGCCGACGGCCGCCCTGATCTTCGTGCCGCTCGCCGCGTTCCCGACGCAGATTTCCTGGGGCCTGATCACCGCGATCTCGCTGGCGGCGATGGCGTTGTCGATCCGGATCGCGATCGGCGCCCTGCCCCGCCCGGCCGCCGACGGCCCGCGCTGGTGGGCCTCGCCCGCCCGCTCGACCATCGTCTTCTTCCTGGTCTTCCTCGCCCTCGAGCCGGTGTGGCGGACGATCTTCCTCGGCCAGATCAACCTGGTCCTGATGGCCATGATCATGCTGGACATGCTGGTCATCGGCGCGCGCGGCAGCCGGTGGGGCGGCGTGCTGGTCGGCGTCGCGGCGGCGATCAAGCTGACGCCGCTGGTGTTCCTCGGGCACCTGTTCATCACCGGCCGCCGGATGGACGCGATCCGCGGCTTCGCCACGTTCGTCGTGCTGCAGGGGCTGATGTTCCTGATCAACTCGCACGACGCGGCCAAGTACTGGACCGTGACGCTGCCGGACACCGGCCGCATCGGGCCGGTGCACTGGGCGGGCAACCAGTCGCTGAACGCGCTGATGAACCGGGCCACCGACCTCGCGCCGTGGGCGTCGTCGGCGGCGATGGGCATCGGGTTCCTGCTCGCGATCCCGGCGCTGTGGCTGCTGGTCCGCTTCCACCGCAAGGGCCAGGCGCTGGCCGCGCTGCTCGTCACGGCGTTCTGGACGCTGCTGATCTCGCCGATCTCGTGGACGCACCACTGGGTGTGGGTGATCCCGCTGATCGTGCTGCTGGTCTCGCGGCTGCCGAAGACCACCCCGAAGACGGCGTGGAAGCGCTGGGTCGGGACGTTCCTCGCGGCGTTCGTGTTCGTCAGCTGCGTGCTGCTGATCCTGCCGAACGGCCGCAACGTCGAGCTGCACTGGACGGTCTGGCAGAACATCCTGGGTGACGCGTACATCCTGATGCCGGTCGTGCTGGCCGTGGCGCTGAGCCTGCGCTGGGGCCTGCAGCGGCGGGCCAGGAAGAAAGCCGCGACGGACGAGCATGTCGACGTCGCGTCCGGCGTCTGA
- a CDS encoding glycosyltransferase 87 family protein → MSTSRPASEVRGRLLAGGIALLVLALGVVVWLAGWHLGADSAVYRAGAMTLLHGDPLYTRDVLTALPDWVRLPFTYTPAAAPLFLPLALVPSGLVWGVIAFLSVVALMVVITVVLSSPGHSSLLGRSWWALPAGTAIALALEPVWKTLFLGQINLILMAFVVLDVLVLSARGSRWAGVLIGVAAAIKLTPLIFVPHLFFTGRWRDGLRALGTFVALEAVMFAVIPVDAARFWRDSATDPSRVGSVHWIFNQSLNGLVNRASHLASWSLAVAVGVAAVLAVPAVWLVVRLHRRGEDAAALLVTAFYGLLLSPVSWSHHWVWCVPLLTLLVVKARWWAAAAVAALFLSQIVMLVPNGGDAEFGWGLGWSVLGNVYVLAAAGGILGLAARELRLVRRSPQVVTV, encoded by the coding sequence ATGTCGACGTCGCGTCCGGCGTCTGAGGTGCGGGGCCGGCTCCTGGCCGGCGGGATCGCGCTGCTGGTGCTGGCGCTCGGCGTCGTCGTCTGGCTGGCCGGGTGGCACCTGGGCGCGGACAGCGCCGTGTACCGCGCCGGGGCCATGACGCTGCTGCACGGTGACCCGCTCTACACGCGGGACGTGCTGACCGCGCTGCCCGACTGGGTGCGCCTGCCGTTCACCTACACGCCGGCCGCCGCGCCGCTGTTCCTGCCGCTCGCGCTCGTGCCATCGGGCCTGGTCTGGGGCGTGATCGCGTTTTTGTCGGTGGTCGCCCTTATGGTCGTGATCACGGTGGTGCTGTCGTCGCCGGGGCACTCGTCGCTTCTGGGAAGAAGCTGGTGGGCGTTGCCGGCGGGAACGGCCATCGCGCTGGCGCTGGAACCGGTGTGGAAGACGCTGTTCCTGGGCCAGATCAACTTGATACTGATGGCGTTCGTGGTGCTGGACGTCCTGGTGCTGTCGGCCAGGGGGTCGCGCTGGGCGGGCGTGCTGATCGGCGTGGCGGCGGCGATCAAGCTGACTCCGCTGATCTTCGTGCCGCACCTGTTCTTCACAGGAAGGTGGAGAGACGGGCTGCGGGCCCTGGGCACGTTCGTGGCGCTCGAAGCGGTGATGTTCGCGGTCATCCCGGTCGACGCGGCGCGGTTCTGGCGGGATTCGGCGACCGACCCGAGCCGGGTCGGTTCGGTGCACTGGATCTTCAACCAGTCGCTCAACGGGCTGGTCAACCGGGCTTCGCACCTGGCGTCCTGGTCGCTGGCGGTGGCGGTCGGGGTGGCGGCGGTGCTCGCCGTGCCCGCGGTGTGGCTGGTCGTGCGGCTGCACCGGCGAGGTGAGGACGCGGCGGCTCTGCTCGTGACGGCGTTCTACGGGCTGCTGCTGTCGCCGGTGTCGTGGTCGCACCACTGGGTCTGGTGCGTGCCCTTGCTCACGCTGCTCGTGGTCAAGGCGCGGTGGTGGGCCGCGGCGGCGGTGGCGGCGCTGTTCCTCTCGCAGATCGTGATGCTCGTGCCCAACGGCGGCGACGCGGAGTTCGGCTGGGGCCTGGGCTGGTCGGTCCTCGGCAACGTCTACGTGCTCGCGGCGGCGGGCGGGATCCTCGGCCTGGCGGCGCGTGAGCTACGTCTGGTCCGGCGGTCGCCGCAGGTCGTCACCGTTTAG
- a CDS encoding 5-(carboxyamino)imidazole ribonucleotide synthase, translating to MDKHTGLPVVGMVGGGQLARMTHQAAISLGQSLRVLAAGENEAAGLVAGDVTLGHHTDLDALRKFAASVDVLTFDHEHVPGEHLLTLAMEGYLIRPAPSALGFAQNKLVMREMMAGLGVPGPAFAEVSTVDDVVKFGGEHGWPVVLKASTGGYDGRGVWMLDTAQHARETVPELLEAGTALLVEEKVAMRRELAALVARSPFGQGAAYPVVETVQTGGINTEVLAPAPGLSPERVHEAQDLALRVASTLDVTGLLAVELFETDTGLLVNELAMRPHNSGHWTMDGARTSQFEQHLRAVLDYPLGRTDLIAPACVMANVLGAPELPEMGPDERLHHLFARYPEARVHLYGKQERPGRKLGHVNFTGDRMDDLRNRALLSAHWLSHAVWLDGYEIH from the coding sequence ATGGACAAACACACCGGTCTGCCCGTCGTGGGCATGGTGGGCGGCGGTCAGCTGGCCCGGATGACCCACCAGGCGGCGATCTCCCTCGGCCAGTCCCTGCGCGTGCTCGCGGCGGGGGAGAACGAAGCCGCGGGGCTCGTCGCCGGCGACGTCACGCTGGGGCACCACACCGACCTCGACGCGCTGCGGAAGTTCGCGGCGTCGGTCGACGTGCTCACGTTCGACCACGAGCACGTGCCGGGCGAGCACCTGCTGACGCTGGCGATGGAGGGCTACCTCATCCGGCCGGCGCCGTCGGCGCTCGGCTTCGCGCAGAACAAGCTGGTGATGCGCGAGATGATGGCGGGTCTCGGCGTGCCGGGCCCGGCCTTCGCCGAGGTGTCCACTGTGGACGACGTGGTGAAGTTCGGCGGCGAGCACGGCTGGCCGGTGGTGCTCAAGGCGTCGACCGGCGGGTACGACGGCCGCGGCGTCTGGATGCTGGACACCGCCCAGCACGCGCGCGAGACCGTGCCGGAGCTGCTGGAAGCGGGCACAGCGCTGCTGGTCGAGGAGAAGGTGGCGATGCGGCGGGAACTGGCCGCGCTCGTCGCCCGCTCGCCCTTCGGCCAGGGCGCGGCGTACCCCGTGGTCGAGACGGTGCAGACCGGCGGCATCAACACCGAGGTGCTGGCCCCGGCCCCGGGGCTCTCGCCGGAGCGCGTGCACGAGGCACAGGACCTGGCGCTGCGGGTCGCGTCGACGCTGGACGTCACCGGGCTGCTCGCGGTCGAGCTGTTCGAGACGGACACCGGGCTGCTGGTGAACGAGCTGGCCATGCGCCCGCACAACTCCGGCCACTGGACCATGGACGGCGCGCGCACGTCGCAGTTCGAGCAGCACCTGCGGGCGGTGCTCGACTACCCGCTGGGCCGGACGGACCTCATCGCGCCGGCGTGCGTGATGGCGAACGTGCTGGGCGCGCCGGAGCTGCCCGAGATGGGGCCGGACGAGCGGCTGCACCACCTGTTCGCGCGGTACCCGGAGGCGCGGGTGCACCTCTACGGCAAGCAGGAGCGGCCGGGGCGCAAGCTCGGGCACGTCAACTTCACCGGCGACCGCATGGACG